A window of Aerococcus urinae contains these coding sequences:
- a CDS encoding class A sortase, protein MKKINWSRILGILLILVGIGFIIYQYVPAVQVYINQKTYALSNVDRDQVLKNQEDNSGNYDPNQVTMVTPEMVRAARKRIREGSDELNVIGALAMPKQNISISVMNGLSESVLLSGAGTFYPNQEMGVNNYPLASHNMDAIAPGLLLSPMVENTSLGDKIYLTDMKNIYEYETFYAQKTDPSRVDMVTLESKEPIVTLVTCEESTSAAMRYIVQGKLVKQWPFEKAPKEVIEYFS, encoded by the coding sequence ATGAAGAAGATTAACTGGAGTCGCATATTGGGAATTCTCCTGATTCTTGTAGGAATCGGCTTTATCATTTACCAATATGTTCCCGCTGTGCAAGTGTATATTAACCAAAAAACTTATGCCCTAAGCAATGTCGACCGTGACCAAGTTCTCAAGAACCAGGAAGATAACTCAGGGAACTACGACCCTAACCAAGTGACTATGGTAACCCCTGAAATGGTCCGGGCAGCCCGGAAACGAATCCGTGAAGGCAGTGACGAACTCAATGTGATCGGAGCCTTGGCTATGCCCAAACAAAATATTTCGATTTCGGTGATGAATGGTTTAAGTGAGAGTGTCCTTTTAAGTGGAGCAGGGACCTTTTACCCCAACCAAGAGATGGGGGTCAATAATTATCCCTTGGCCAGCCATAATATGGATGCCATAGCGCCAGGCTTGTTGCTCTCCCCTATGGTGGAAAATACTTCTTTAGGGGATAAAATTTACTTGACTGATATGAAGAACATTTATGAGTATGAAACCTTCTATGCCCAAAAAACCGATCCTAGCCGGGTAGACATGGTGACGCTTGAATCCAAGGAACCGATAGTGACCCTGGTGACTTGTGAAGAATCCACTTCCGCCGCCATGCGTTATATCGTCCAAGGGAAACTGGTTAAACAATGGCCTTTTGAGAAGGCTCCTAAAGAAGTGATCGAATACTTCAGCTAA
- a CDS encoding type B 50S ribosomal protein L31: MKQNIHPDYHPVVFMDTSTGFKFLSGSTKTSDETVEWEDGNTYPLIRVEISSDSHPFYTGRQKFTQADGRVDRFNKKYGFADANAKKD, encoded by the coding sequence ATGAAACAAAATATCCATCCAGATTACCATCCAGTCGTTTTTATGGACACAAGTACAGGTTTTAAATTCCTATCTGGTTCCACAAAAACTTCTGATGAAACCGTTGAATGGGAAGACGGTAACACTTATCCATTGATTCGTGTGGAAATTTCTTCCGACTCCCACCCATTCTATACCGGACGTCAAAAATTCACCCAAGCCGATGGACGTGTGGACCGTTTCAACAAGAAATACGGTTTCGCCGACGCCAACGCCAAGAAAGACTAA